A window of Castanea sativa cultivar Marrone di Chiusa Pesio chromosome 1, ASM4071231v1 contains these coding sequences:
- the LOC142623435 gene encoding uncharacterized protein LOC142623435, whose translation MVSIENGWARPTTAIGEWTTTQKEAASFNSKAMNAIFNVVSMEEFKRISNVEIAHTAWNILQTMHEGTKAVKINKLQQLTSRFESIRMSEDECLDEFYVKLNDIVNSAFNLGEVYDQPKIVRKILRSLIEDFRPKVAVITKSKDVDSIPVDELV comes from the coding sequence aTGGTATCTATTGAGAATGGTTGGGCAAGACCAACCACTGCTATTGGTGAATGGACTACTACCCAAAAGGAAGCAGCAAGCTTTAATAGTAAAGCTATGAATGCGATATTCAATGTTGTTTCCATGGAAGAGTTTAAGAGAATCTCAAATGTGGAGATTGCTCACACTGCATGGAACATCTTGCAAACTATGCATGAAGGCACTAAGGCAGTAAAGATCAATAAACTACAGCAGTTGACATCTAGGTTTGAAAGTATTAGAATGTCTGAAGATGAGTGTTTGGATGAATTCTATGTTAAAttgaatgatattgttaattctgctttTAATTTGGGTGAAgtctatgatcaacctaaaattgttaggaaaattcttagatcTTTGATTGAGGACTTTAGACCTAAAGTGGCTGTCATCACTAAAAGTAAAGATGTTGACTCTATCCCTGTAGATGAGCTAGTATGA